A stretch of Myxococcus hansupus DNA encodes these proteins:
- the purF gene encoding amidophosphoribosyltransferase, whose protein sequence is MCGIFGIVGHAEASNLTYLGLHALQHRGQESAGIVASDGMALRAHRQMGLVADIFDAPVIAGLPGQAAIGHVRYSTAGGSALKNAQPLFVQYAGGQCAIAHNGNLVNAAELKQQLEADGAIFQSDADTEVILHLLARSKQPTFEQKIVEALRKVTGAYSLLVLTENKLVAVRDPHGIRPLVLGRMKEGAYVLASESTALDLIEAEIVRELEPGELLVIENGLMRTSKPFAEPPRQARCIFEHVYFARPDSTLFGSNVYEVRKELGRQLAKEQPAPNADLVIAVPDSGVPAAIGFAQASGIPYDVGLIRSHYVGRTFIEPQQSIRHFGVKLKLSAVRQVLKGKRVVVVDDSIVRGTTSRKIVKMIKAAGALEVHLRISSPPTKWPCYYGIDTPSRQELIAATHTLEEIATYVTADSLGYISQEGLGRAVGDPERGSFCTACFSGKYLIGEFGEEQRSQPSKLTA, encoded by the coding sequence ATGTGCGGCATCTTCGGAATCGTGGGGCACGCCGAGGCCTCCAACCTGACGTACCTGGGACTGCACGCCCTCCAGCACCGGGGGCAGGAGTCCGCGGGCATCGTTGCCTCTGACGGCATGGCGCTGCGTGCGCACCGGCAGATGGGACTCGTCGCCGATATCTTCGACGCACCGGTGATCGCCGGCCTGCCAGGGCAGGCGGCCATCGGTCATGTGCGCTACTCCACCGCGGGAGGCAGCGCGCTCAAGAACGCCCAGCCGCTGTTCGTGCAGTACGCGGGCGGCCAATGCGCCATCGCGCACAACGGCAACCTGGTGAACGCGGCCGAGCTGAAGCAACAGCTCGAGGCCGACGGCGCCATCTTCCAGTCGGACGCGGACACGGAAGTCATCCTGCACCTGCTGGCGCGCTCCAAGCAGCCGACCTTCGAGCAGAAAATCGTCGAGGCGCTGCGCAAGGTGACGGGCGCCTACAGCCTGCTGGTGCTCACGGAGAACAAGCTCGTCGCGGTGAGAGACCCGCACGGCATCCGTCCGCTGGTGCTGGGACGGATGAAGGAAGGCGCGTACGTGCTCGCCAGCGAGTCCACCGCGCTGGACCTCATCGAGGCGGAAATCGTCCGGGAGCTGGAGCCGGGCGAGCTGCTCGTCATCGAGAACGGGCTGATGCGCACCAGCAAGCCCTTCGCGGAGCCTCCGCGGCAGGCGCGCTGCATCTTCGAGCACGTGTACTTCGCCCGGCCGGACTCCACGCTGTTCGGCAGCAACGTGTACGAGGTGCGCAAGGAGCTGGGCCGCCAGCTCGCGAAGGAGCAGCCCGCGCCCAACGCGGACCTGGTCATCGCGGTGCCGGACTCGGGCGTGCCCGCGGCCATCGGCTTCGCCCAGGCCAGCGGCATCCCCTACGACGTGGGCCTCATCCGCAGCCACTATGTGGGCCGCACCTTCATCGAGCCGCAGCAGTCCATCCGCCACTTCGGCGTAAAGCTGAAGCTGTCCGCGGTGCGGCAGGTGCTCAAGGGCAAGCGCGTGGTGGTGGTGGATGACTCCATCGTCCGTGGCACCACGAGCCGCAAGATCGTGAAGATGATCAAGGCCGCGGGAGCGCTGGAGGTCCACCTGCGCATCTCCTCGCCGCCCACGAAGTGGCCTTGCTACTACGGCATCGACACGCCGAGCCGTCAGGAGCTCATCGCCGCCACGCACACGCTGGAGGAGATCGCCACGTACGTGACGGCGGACTCGCTGGGCTACATCTCCCAGGAGGGCCTGGGTCGCGCGGTGGGTGACCCGGAGCGCGGCAGCTTCTGCACCGCGTGCTTCTCCGGCAAGTACCTCATCGGCGAGTTCGGTGAGGAGCAGCGCTCCCAGCCGAGCAAGCTCACCGCCTGA
- a CDS encoding neutral/alkaline non-lysosomal ceramidase N-terminal domain-containing protein, which translates to MASSRLARWRSLFPMVLLTAGVAYALASWNWCGSWAERAPVLVSRVQGEGPLRAGAAKVALAPPFPVVVAGYSPPRPEAGQADVPLHARAVVLEAGGTRVGVVSLDLLLVPDVLVTRVRERVKASGLSEVLVLATHTHSSLGGYDPRLVAQLSGTGRYREDVVEAITAAAGEALSRADAALAPVSLEVGEAREPDFVASRSGGAIPDGTLTRAVLRGAESPVAELLFFAAHPTMVPRHRAYVDPDYPGRLSALREEAGSGVTLLLQGAVGNASVAYSKGLGLERVSGFARALAELAGNAPLSPVGDSVRLALARADAAMPRPDASRLVPSLTRAAGDNLLCDSSPRLAEVAALVLGPLKLVAVPGEPSVAAGAELLRRTGATGVLGLADGYVGYVETAANVEGGLGESRRQYFGPALLERLSVAAELVAGAADFTR; encoded by the coding sequence ATGGCTTCCTCGCGACTGGCACGCTGGCGTTCCTTGTTTCCCATGGTGTTACTCACCGCGGGCGTCGCATATGCCCTGGCGTCCTGGAATTGGTGCGGCTCCTGGGCTGAACGCGCGCCCGTGCTGGTGTCACGGGTTCAAGGCGAAGGCCCCCTGCGCGCGGGCGCGGCGAAGGTCGCGCTGGCGCCGCCGTTCCCCGTGGTGGTGGCGGGCTACTCGCCGCCCCGGCCCGAGGCGGGACAGGCTGACGTTCCGCTCCACGCACGCGCGGTGGTGCTGGAGGCCGGTGGGACGCGGGTGGGGGTGGTGTCGTTGGACCTGCTGCTGGTGCCGGATGTGCTCGTCACGCGCGTGCGCGAGCGGGTGAAGGCGTCGGGGCTGAGCGAGGTGCTCGTGCTCGCCACACACACGCACTCCTCGTTGGGGGGCTATGACCCTCGACTGGTGGCGCAGCTTTCGGGCACCGGGCGGTATCGCGAGGACGTGGTGGAGGCCATCACCGCCGCCGCGGGGGAGGCCCTGTCGCGTGCCGACGCCGCGCTGGCTCCGGTGTCGCTGGAGGTGGGCGAGGCCCGTGAGCCGGACTTCGTGGCTTCGCGCAGTGGCGGCGCGATTCCGGATGGGACGCTGACGCGCGCGGTGCTGCGGGGCGCGGAGTCGCCGGTGGCGGAGCTGCTGTTCTTCGCCGCACACCCGACGATGGTGCCGCGTCACCGGGCCTACGTGGATCCGGACTACCCGGGCCGGCTCAGCGCACTGCGCGAGGAGGCGGGCAGCGGCGTGACGCTGTTGCTGCAGGGCGCGGTGGGCAACGCGTCGGTGGCGTACTCGAAGGGGCTGGGGCTGGAGCGGGTGTCGGGCTTCGCGCGGGCCCTGGCGGAGCTGGCGGGCAACGCGCCGTTGTCGCCCGTGGGGGATTCGGTGCGGCTGGCGTTGGCGCGCGCGGATGCGGCGATGCCTCGGCCGGACGCGTCGCGGCTGGTGCCGTCACTGACGCGGGCGGCGGGAGACAACCTGCTGTGTGATTCCTCGCCCCGGCTGGCGGAGGTGGCGGCGCTGGTGCTGGGGCCGCTGAAGCTGGTGGCGGTGCCGGGCGAGCCCAGCGTGGCGGCGGGCGCGGAGCTGCTGCGGCGCACGGGCGCCACGGGCGTGCTCGGGCTGGCGGATGGTTACGTGGGCTACGTGGAGACGGCGGCGAACGTGGAGGGCGGCCTGGGAGAGTCCCGGCGTCAGTACTTCGGGCCCGCGCTGCTGGAGCGGCTGAGCGTGGCGGCCGAGCTCGTGGCGGGAGCGGCCGACTTCACGCGGTAG
- a CDS encoding RluA family pseudouridine synthase, with translation MHREQPEEAPEGYVDIRYVVEPNYAGWRLDEYLAQKIRRMSLERLQGVILRGVLCDERRLKPSTPVYPGLSFRLRRRASEEPPTPTELPVVFQDDWLLVLDKPAGLPIHPSARYQKGTLVTLLRERFGERFAEPAHRLDRETSGLVVCGRTTESCRVLGRLFVSRDVHKEYLALCEGHPPEDTFTVEAPIAEGTELIRIAVRIDPVAGKESRTRFQVLRRFTRDGAPFALLRCFPETGRQHQIRIHLHHAGFPLVGDKMYGPDPGYFDRFSKRCLEPEAWERLRLPRHALHAARIAFPHPGSGEEVVFESPLPADLVDFMGR, from the coding sequence ATGCACCGCGAGCAGCCAGAAGAAGCCCCCGAGGGCTACGTCGACATCCGCTACGTCGTCGAGCCGAACTACGCCGGCTGGCGGCTGGATGAATACCTGGCGCAGAAGATTCGCCGCATGTCGCTGGAGCGGCTCCAGGGCGTCATCCTGCGGGGCGTCCTCTGCGACGAGCGCCGCCTGAAGCCCTCCACGCCGGTGTACCCGGGGCTGTCCTTCCGTCTCCGGCGCCGCGCCAGCGAGGAGCCGCCCACGCCCACGGAGCTGCCCGTGGTGTTCCAGGATGACTGGCTGCTGGTGCTGGACAAGCCCGCGGGCCTGCCCATCCACCCGTCCGCGCGCTACCAGAAGGGCACGCTGGTGACGTTGCTGCGGGAGCGCTTTGGTGAGCGCTTCGCCGAGCCCGCGCACCGCCTGGACCGGGAGACCAGCGGCCTGGTCGTCTGCGGGCGCACCACCGAGTCCTGCCGGGTGTTGGGGCGCCTGTTCGTCTCGCGTGACGTCCACAAGGAGTACCTCGCGCTGTGCGAGGGCCACCCGCCCGAGGACACCTTCACCGTCGAGGCGCCCATCGCGGAGGGCACCGAGCTCATCCGCATCGCCGTGCGCATCGACCCGGTGGCGGGGAAGGAGAGCCGCACGCGCTTCCAGGTGCTCCGCCGCTTCACCCGCGACGGCGCGCCTTTCGCGCTGCTGCGGTGCTTCCCGGAGACGGGGCGTCAGCACCAGATTCGCATCCACCTGCACCACGCGGGGTTCCCGCTCGTGGGCGACAAGATGTACGGGCCGGACCCGGGCTACTTCGACCGCTTCAGCAAGCGCTGCCTGGAGCCGGAGGCGTGGGAGCGCCTGCGCCTGCCGCGACACGCGCTGCACGCCGCGCGCATCGCCTTCCCGCATCCGGGCTCGGGAGAAGAAGTCGTCTTCGAGTCGCCCCTGCCGGCGGACCTCGTGGACTTCATGGGGCGCTAG
- a CDS encoding TSUP family transporter gives MDVDVSTLHLILLCFAALVAGLVDAIAGGGGLISLPALLAAGLPPHVALGTNKGQSVFGSFAALVRFSRAGLVDGTLARTTFPFGLGGAFAGAALVLLVKPEVLKPLVLVLLIAVAVFLAFRRGPRPGDKPEPRPPARARAIGALIALGIGTYDGFFGPGTGTFLIVAFSSLLGHGLARASADAKVVNFASNLASVALFTLKGVVLWKVALPMAGAQFAGAYLGAHLAVKGGDRLVRKVVLGVVLALVLKLGHDVVTG, from the coding sequence GTGGACGTGGACGTCAGCACGCTGCACCTCATCCTGCTGTGCTTCGCCGCGTTGGTCGCGGGCCTGGTGGATGCCATCGCGGGAGGTGGCGGGCTCATCTCGTTGCCCGCGCTGCTGGCCGCGGGGCTGCCTCCGCACGTGGCGCTGGGGACCAACAAGGGGCAGTCCGTCTTCGGCTCGTTCGCAGCGTTGGTGCGCTTCTCGCGCGCGGGGCTGGTGGACGGGACGCTGGCGCGAACGACGTTCCCCTTCGGCCTGGGCGGCGCCTTCGCCGGGGCCGCGCTGGTGTTGCTGGTGAAGCCAGAGGTGCTCAAGCCGCTGGTGCTGGTGCTGCTCATCGCGGTGGCGGTGTTCCTCGCCTTTCGCAGGGGGCCTCGCCCTGGCGACAAGCCCGAGCCCCGCCCGCCCGCGCGAGCCCGGGCCATTGGCGCGCTCATCGCGCTCGGCATCGGCACCTATGACGGCTTCTTCGGACCGGGGACGGGCACCTTCCTCATCGTGGCCTTCTCGTCCCTGCTGGGGCACGGACTGGCCCGCGCGTCCGCGGATGCGAAGGTGGTGAACTTCGCGTCCAACCTCGCGTCCGTGGCGCTGTTCACCCTCAAGGGCGTGGTGCTGTGGAAGGTCGCGCTGCCCATGGCCGGCGCGCAGTTCGCCGGCGCGTACCTGGGCGCGCACCTGGCGGTGAAGGGCGGCGACAGGCTGGTGCGCAAGGTGGTGCTGGGCGTGGTGCTGGCCCTGGTGCTCAAGCTGGGGCACGACGTGGTGACGGGCTGA
- a CDS encoding DnaJ domain-containing protein: protein MAVPAVEGDDAAPEIPARGPLEQCSPIRLYGRIAAREQTGLLSLTLADRAVHIHFRKGNPEFVDSTHPEEALGSSLVAAKLLTPEQLQQAGGSLERFGGDLLTALFGLGLLQPATAFTFLAQRAAGILGRGLKAEVGTFTFELRDLPANKAMPLGNRWAVLSDTVRRIPSADLKRRLTPVLQLPIMKSGGVVAASELRLTPHEVRALTVIDGVRSVSQLLTDFAQDTDHLLRITFLLRELDAVSFAGQARTGPGTPPPAEQAAGAAPRPNVAAAQRPAGAPPASNPNIAMEQQAVATGAQPAGAQGLHGAGAQRPAGAVGAQHPAGTAPNVAGGQPLAGTVPNVAGGQPIAGAPRPAGAAPHVASGQPVAGTPPSGAGGQPIAGAPRPAGTPPHVAGGQPITGAPPNVAGGHAARPAAPNVAGGQPIAGPGAVAQRPAAPNVAGGQPIAGPGAVAQRPAGANSTSPGPAGAPRPAGTAPNVAGGQPIAGPGAAGAQPPVPGAPRPAPTAGPGARPAGPVPTAGPGATQRPTVPTAGPGAPQRPTAPVAGPGATAATHANAPGADEIPALRQLTTAMKQQNHFQRLGLTEQTNSSAVKIAYFRLAKLYHPDTLPQGAPPELEKLKAEVFAYVGDAYRTLSDDKSRASYIEELKSGGSGDGVDINGILMAEELFQKSCILVKARKFPDAVKMLDEAIKLNPEEAEFYAWRGYARFFMAADKKAAQPEAFREIQNAIRRNERCAPAHYFLGVIAKLSGDAPGSLKHFKRTVELQPDHIDAQREIRMASQKK from the coding sequence GTGGCCGTCCCCGCGGTGGAAGGCGATGACGCCGCACCGGAGATTCCAGCTCGCGGTCCGTTGGAGCAGTGCTCCCCCATCCGCCTCTACGGCCGCATCGCCGCGCGAGAGCAGACGGGCCTGCTCTCGCTGACGTTGGCGGACCGAGCCGTCCACATCCACTTCCGCAAGGGCAACCCCGAGTTCGTCGACTCGACGCATCCGGAAGAAGCGCTCGGGTCATCCCTGGTCGCGGCGAAGCTGCTCACGCCCGAGCAGCTCCAGCAGGCAGGGGGCTCCCTGGAGCGCTTCGGCGGAGACCTGCTCACCGCGCTCTTCGGCTTGGGACTGCTCCAGCCGGCCACGGCCTTCACGTTCCTCGCGCAGCGCGCGGCAGGCATCCTCGGCCGGGGCCTCAAGGCCGAGGTCGGCACCTTCACCTTCGAGCTGCGCGACCTGCCTGCCAACAAGGCGATGCCGCTGGGCAATCGGTGGGCGGTGTTGAGCGACACGGTGCGCCGCATTCCATCGGCGGACCTCAAGCGCAGGCTGACGCCGGTGCTCCAGCTCCCCATCATGAAGTCTGGCGGCGTCGTGGCCGCGAGCGAGCTGCGCCTCACGCCGCATGAAGTCCGTGCGCTCACGGTCATCGACGGCGTGCGCTCGGTCTCGCAGCTCCTGACGGACTTCGCGCAGGACACGGACCACCTGCTGCGGATCACCTTCCTGCTCCGGGAGCTGGATGCGGTGTCGTTCGCCGGGCAGGCCCGAACCGGCCCAGGGACACCGCCTCCCGCCGAGCAGGCCGCTGGCGCCGCGCCACGCCCCAACGTCGCCGCCGCGCAGCGCCCCGCTGGTGCGCCGCCCGCCTCCAATCCCAACATCGCCATGGAGCAACAGGCCGTGGCCACCGGTGCACAGCCCGCTGGGGCCCAGGGTCTGCACGGCGCAGGTGCGCAGCGCCCCGCGGGCGCAGTCGGTGCGCAACACCCCGCCGGCACCGCGCCCAACGTCGCGGGTGGACAGCCCCTCGCAGGCACCGTGCCCAACGTCGCGGGAGGCCAGCCCATCGCGGGAGCACCGCGCCCCGCTGGCGCAGCGCCCCACGTCGCGAGTGGACAACCCGTCGCAGGCACACCGCCCAGCGGCGCGGGAGGTCAGCCCATCGCCGGAGCACCTCGCCCCGCGGGAACACCGCCCCACGTCGCAGGGGGCCAGCCCATCACGGGAGCACCGCCCAACGTCGCGGGTGGACACGCCGCGCGCCCGGCAGCACCGAACGTCGCGGGAGGCCAGCCCATCGCCGGTCCCGGTGCGGTCGCCCAGCGCCCAGCAGCACCGAACGTCGCGGGAGGCCAGCCCATCGCCGGTCCCGGTGCGGTCGCCCAGCGCCCGGCGGGTGCGAACAGCACGAGCCCTGGCCCCGCGGGCGCCCCACGCCCAGCCGGCACCGCGCCCAACGTCGCGGGAGGCCAGCCCATCGCCGGTCCCGGCGCAGCGGGAGCGCAGCCACCCGTCCCCGGCGCGCCACGTCCCGCCCCTACCGCGGGTCCAGGAGCGCGTCCCGCCGGGCCCGTCCCCACCGCGGGCCCTGGCGCCACGCAGCGCCCCACCGTCCCCACCGCGGGCCCCGGCGCCCCACAGCGCCCCACCGCTCCCGTCGCGGGGCCCGGCGCCACCGCCGCCACGCACGCGAATGCCCCGGGCGCGGACGAGATTCCCGCCCTGCGCCAGCTCACCACCGCGATGAAGCAGCAGAACCACTTCCAGCGGCTCGGGCTGACGGAGCAGACAAACTCCAGCGCGGTGAAGATCGCCTACTTCCGCTTGGCCAAGCTGTACCACCCGGACACGCTGCCGCAGGGCGCGCCGCCGGAGTTGGAGAAGCTGAAGGCCGAGGTCTTCGCCTACGTCGGCGACGCCTACCGCACGCTCTCCGACGACAAGAGCCGCGCCAGCTACATCGAAGAGCTCAAGAGCGGCGGCAGCGGCGACGGCGTGGACATCAACGGCATCCTCATGGCGGAGGAGCTGTTCCAGAAGTCCTGCATCCTGGTGAAGGCGCGCAAGTTCCCGGACGCCGTGAAGATGCTCGACGAGGCCATCAAGCTGAACCCGGAGGAAGCGGAGTTCTACGCCTGGCGGGGCTACGCCCGCTTCTTCATGGCGGCGGACAAGAAGGCCGCCCAGCCCGAAGCCTTCCGGGAAATCCAGAACGCCATCCGCCGCAACGAGCGTTGCGCGCCCGCGCACTACTTCCTCGGGGTCATCGCCAAGCTGAGCGGTGATGCCCCCGGGTCGCTCAAGCACTTCAAGCGCACCGTGGAGCTCCAGCCGGACCACATCGACGCGCAGCGGGAGATCCGCATGGCGTCGCAGAAGAAGTAG
- a CDS encoding YfbM family protein: MEMLCSLRTTTEAQRTALLQAPEALEAFLDDEEDFGDAKGSAFLELDIGEAWHGLQYLLTGTPWEGAAPLDFLVRGGEDVGDIASDEGTARIFTAEQVKSLSSALQQVTEKTLRSRYDTAAMQAQDIYPGTWDEPETEVDPLEELVSYFEELQKFVATVANRGEALLVHIG, translated from the coding sequence ATGGAGATGCTCTGCTCGCTGCGCACCACCACCGAGGCCCAGCGCACCGCCCTGCTCCAGGCCCCCGAGGCGCTGGAGGCCTTCCTCGATGACGAGGAGGACTTCGGTGATGCGAAGGGCTCGGCGTTCCTGGAGCTGGACATCGGCGAGGCGTGGCACGGGCTCCAGTACCTGCTGACGGGGACGCCGTGGGAAGGCGCCGCGCCGCTGGACTTCCTGGTGCGCGGCGGCGAGGACGTGGGCGACATCGCCTCCGACGAGGGCACCGCGCGCATCTTCACCGCCGAGCAGGTGAAGTCGCTGTCCTCCGCGCTCCAGCAGGTGACGGAGAAGACGCTGCGCTCGCGCTACGACACGGCCGCCATGCAGGCCCAGGACATCTACCCTGGCACCTGGGACGAGCCCGAGACGGAAGTGGACCCGCTGGAGGAGCTCGTCTCCTACTTCGAGGAGCTCCAGAAGTTCGTGGCCACCGTCGCCAACCGCGGCGAGGCCCTGCTGGTGCACATCGGCTGA
- a CDS encoding acetyl-CoA carboxylase biotin carboxylase subunit: MPKIRKVLVANRGEIAIRVMRTCKELGIATVAVYSEADRSALHVRTADQAIFVGPPPSRESYLVQQRILDAAKQAGADAIHPGYGFLSENASFVRACDAAGLTFIGPPASAMDSMGEKTRARANMIKAGVPVVPGTTEPVASVEEARAYVEKIGLPVMLKAAGGGGGKGMRKVERMEDFESSWRSAKSAALNAFGNDAVYIEKYLEKPHHVEIQVFADQYGNTIHLNERECSAQRRHQKVVEETPSPILSPELRAKMGEVAVKAAKAVNYVGAGTVEFLVDVHRNFYFLEMNTRLQVEHPVTEWVTGLDLVAMQIRAAEGEKLGLTEAPRPNGHSIEVRVYAEDPSRNFMPSPGKITYLRVPGGPNVRDDSGVFPGYTVPNVYDPMISKLSVWAPTRREAIARTQRALSEYVVKGITTNIRYLRAILANPEFIEGDYDTSFLTRQHDALLGAEDPKLSEMALLASVVHTYQKDQKRLKTLPAATGGQGNGGVSPWKLALRTRR, translated from the coding sequence ATGCCCAAGATCCGCAAAGTGCTCGTCGCCAATCGCGGCGAGATCGCCATCCGGGTGATGCGCACCTGCAAGGAGCTCGGCATCGCCACGGTGGCGGTGTACTCGGAGGCGGACCGCTCCGCCCTTCACGTGCGCACGGCCGACCAGGCCATCTTCGTGGGGCCCCCGCCTTCGCGTGAGAGCTACCTGGTGCAGCAGCGCATCCTCGACGCCGCGAAGCAGGCCGGCGCGGATGCCATCCACCCCGGCTATGGCTTCCTCTCCGAGAACGCTTCCTTCGTCCGCGCCTGCGACGCCGCCGGGCTGACCTTCATCGGTCCGCCGGCCTCCGCCATGGACTCCATGGGCGAGAAGACCCGCGCCCGCGCGAACATGATCAAGGCCGGCGTGCCCGTGGTGCCCGGCACCACCGAGCCCGTCGCCTCCGTCGAGGAAGCGCGCGCCTACGTGGAGAAGATTGGCCTGCCCGTCATGCTCAAGGCCGCGGGCGGCGGCGGCGGCAAGGGCATGCGCAAGGTGGAGCGCATGGAGGACTTCGAGTCCTCGTGGCGCTCCGCAAAGAGCGCGGCCCTCAACGCCTTTGGCAACGACGCCGTCTACATCGAGAAGTACCTGGAGAAGCCACACCACGTGGAGATTCAGGTCTTCGCCGACCAGTACGGCAACACCATCCACCTGAACGAGCGCGAGTGCTCCGCGCAGCGCCGTCACCAGAAGGTGGTGGAGGAGACGCCCAGCCCCATCCTCTCGCCGGAGCTGCGCGCGAAGATGGGCGAGGTCGCGGTGAAGGCGGCCAAGGCCGTCAACTACGTGGGCGCCGGGACGGTGGAGTTCCTGGTCGACGTGCACCGCAACTTCTACTTCCTGGAGATGAACACCCGCCTCCAGGTGGAGCACCCGGTGACGGAGTGGGTGACGGGCCTGGACCTGGTCGCCATGCAGATTCGCGCCGCGGAGGGCGAGAAGCTCGGCCTCACCGAGGCCCCCCGGCCGAACGGGCACTCCATCGAAGTGCGCGTCTACGCCGAGGACCCGAGCCGCAACTTCATGCCCAGCCCGGGCAAGATCACGTACCTGCGCGTGCCGGGTGGACCGAACGTGCGCGACGACTCGGGCGTGTTCCCCGGGTACACCGTGCCCAACGTCTACGACCCGATGATCTCCAAGCTGTCCGTGTGGGCCCCCACGCGGCGCGAGGCGATCGCCCGGACGCAGCGCGCGCTGTCCGAGTACGTGGTGAAGGGCATCACCACCAACATCCGCTACCTGCGGGCCATCCTGGCGAACCCCGAGTTCATCGAGGGTGACTACGACACCAGCTTCCTCACCCGCCAGCACGACGCGCTGCTGGGCGCGGAGGACCCGAAGCTGAGTGAGATGGCGCTGCTGGCCAGCGTGGTGCACACGTACCAGAAGGACCAGAAGCGCTTGAAGACGCTGCCCGCCGCCACTGGTGGCCAGGGCAACGGCGGCGTCTCCCCGTGGAAGCTGGCGCTGCGCACGCGCCGCTAA
- the yhbY gene encoding ribosome assembly RNA-binding protein YhbY gives MKERSNVPLTGKQRRHLRALGHHLEPVVIVGQAGVTEGVIAAVEQALQDHELIKVKINEGPETRQEGAQRIAEGAQAELAQLLGRTALLFKKRKKDSKFEKF, from the coding sequence ATGAAGGAGAGAAGCAACGTGCCGCTCACTGGGAAGCAACGCCGCCATCTGCGCGCGCTAGGACACCACCTGGAACCGGTGGTCATCGTCGGCCAGGCCGGCGTCACCGAAGGTGTCATCGCCGCCGTCGAACAGGCGCTGCAGGACCACGAGCTCATCAAGGTGAAAATCAACGAGGGCCCGGAGACGCGCCAGGAGGGTGCTCAGCGCATCGCCGAGGGCGCCCAGGCGGAGCTCGCGCAGCTCCTGGGCCGCACCGCGCTCCTGTTCAAGAAGCGCAAGAAGGACTCCAAGTTCGAGAAGTTCTAG
- a CDS encoding biotin/lipoyl-containing protein: MRYFAKQQGQKEAAPVDLEPLGNDQYKITVNGTTYQVDALELEHGTLSMLVDGESYNVEFEENGDELGVLLRGQVNRIDVADERRLRLRAANAAFSVEGKQLVTAPMPGKVVKVLVKVGDEVKEGQGLVVVEAMKMENELKSPKAGKVTELFAKEGTAVENNAKLVVVE; the protein is encoded by the coding sequence ATGCGTTACTTCGCGAAGCAGCAGGGTCAGAAGGAAGCGGCTCCGGTGGACCTGGAGCCCCTGGGGAACGACCAGTACAAAATCACCGTGAACGGCACCACGTACCAGGTGGACGCGCTGGAGCTGGAGCACGGCACGCTGTCCATGCTGGTGGACGGCGAGTCGTACAACGTCGAGTTCGAGGAGAACGGCGACGAGCTTGGCGTGCTCCTGCGCGGCCAGGTGAACCGCATCGACGTGGCGGACGAGCGCCGGCTGCGGCTGCGCGCGGCCAACGCGGCCTTCTCCGTGGAGGGCAAGCAGCTCGTCACCGCGCCCATGCCGGGCAAGGTGGTGAAGGTGCTGGTGAAGGTGGGCGACGAGGTGAAGGAAGGCCAGGGCCTCGTCGTGGTGGAAGCCATGAAGATGGAGAACGAGCTCAAGAGCCCGAAGGCCGGCAAGGTGACGGAGCTGTTCGCCAAGGAAGGCACCGCCGTGGAGAACAACGCCAAGCTGGTGGTGGTGGAGTAA